From Scomber scombrus chromosome 13, fScoSco1.1, whole genome shotgun sequence, a single genomic window includes:
- the rab5b gene encoding ras-related protein Rab-5B produces the protein MSSRGSGGRSNGTLPQTKICQFKLVLLGDMAVGKSSLVLRFVKGQFDEFQETTIGAAFLAQSVCLDDTTVKFEIWDTAGQERYHSLAPMYYRGAQAAIVVFDITKPETFERAKAWVKELQRQASPNIVIALAGNKADLAEKRLVEYEEAQTYAEDTGLLFMETSAKTAMNVNELFLAIAKKMPKTDTQNPTHAARHRGVNLQDPDAHSNRACCGGGN, from the exons ATGAGCTCCAGAGGGAGTGGTGGCCGCTCCAACGGCACACTACCACAGACCAAGATCTGCCAGTTCAAGTTGGTGCTGCTGGGTGACATGGCCGTGGGCAAGTCCAGCCTGGTGCTGCGTTTCGTCAAGGGACAATTTGATGAGTTTCAAGAGACAACCATTGGAG CTGCATTCCTGGCCCAGTCAGTGTGTCTAGATGATACTACAGTGAAGTTTGAGATCTGGGACACTGCAGGACAAGAGCGATATCATAGTCTGGCCCCCATGTACTACCGCGGGGCTCAGGCTGCTATCGTGGTCTTCGACATCACTAAACCG gaGACTTTTGAGAGAGCCAAGGCCTGGGTGAAGGAGCTGCAGAGGCAGGCCAGTCCTAACATTGTTATAGCTCTGGCTGGGAACAAGGCTGACCTGGCAGAGAAGAGACTAGTGGAGTATGAG GAAGCCCAGACATATGCTGAAGACACCGGTTTGCTGTTTATGGAGACCTCTGCAAAGACAGCCATGAACGTCAATGAGCTCTTCCTGGCTATTG CAAAAAAGATGCCAAAAACAGACACCCAAAACCCTACACATGCAGCAAGACACCGGGGAGTTAACCTCCAGGACCCAGATGCCCACTCAAACCGAGCCTGCTGTGGTGGTGGGAACTAG